The proteins below come from a single Marinobacter bohaiensis genomic window:
- a CDS encoding glycosyltransferase family 2 protein, with the protein MPPVSIIIPAFNSQDYIAETLRSILDQSYQDFELLIVDDGSTDRTAEVIGTFEDPRIRYIHQTNSGRPSIPRNRAIREARGDVIFIFDSDDLMLPDKLQHTVEAFEAAPTAGMAFTGFACIDEAGQVINPDFLAPYETLHQLPKTEVADGVWRIEARTALEGLARSNYVGTSGVAIRREVFDKVGLFDEDVRNADDFIMWQAVASQFDLLFLPAIYHQYRVRSGSISLRSIEDRAPSIIKAITKMKRFHQHDARSLAVLDGKIARYYHDMGYSYFSQYQLRKAREAFRSARRVQPNNDALFYIVLSYLPAPAIRWLKKIKPQNRY; encoded by the coding sequence ATGCCTCCAGTATCCATCATTATTCCGGCCTTCAACTCCCAGGACTACATCGCCGAAACCCTCCGCTCCATACTCGACCAGAGCTACCAGGATTTCGAACTGCTGATTGTCGACGACGGATCGACCGACAGGACGGCAGAGGTGATCGGGACGTTCGAAGACCCACGCATTCGCTACATCCACCAGACCAACAGCGGCCGGCCGTCGATTCCCCGCAATCGCGCCATTCGCGAAGCCCGGGGCGACGTGATTTTTATCTTCGACTCGGACGACCTGATGCTGCCGGACAAGCTCCAGCATACCGTCGAGGCGTTCGAAGCCGCGCCAACGGCCGGCATGGCGTTCACCGGGTTTGCCTGTATCGACGAAGCCGGCCAGGTCATCAACCCGGATTTCCTGGCGCCCTACGAAACCCTGCACCAACTGCCCAAGACGGAAGTCGCTGACGGCGTGTGGCGGATCGAAGCCCGGACCGCACTTGAGGGGCTGGCCCGATCCAACTACGTGGGCACGTCGGGCGTTGCCATCCGGCGTGAGGTGTTCGACAAGGTCGGCCTGTTCGATGAAGACGTCCGCAACGCCGACGATTTCATCATGTGGCAGGCGGTGGCCAGCCAGTTCGACCTGCTCTTTCTGCCGGCCATCTATCATCAGTATCGCGTCCGCTCCGGCAGCATCTCACTGCGCAGCATCGAAGATCGCGCCCCCAGTATCATCAAGGCCATCACCAAGATGAAACGCTTTCACCAGCACGACGCCCGCTCGCTTGCGGTGCTGGATGGCAAGATTGCTCGCTACTACCACGATATGGGCTATTCCTACTTCTCCCAGTACCAGCTGCGGAAAGCCCGGGAAGCCTTTCGCAGTGCCCGGCGCGTGCAGCCCAACAACGACGCCCTGTTTTACATCGTATTGAGCTATCTGCCGGCCCCGGCCATTCGCTGGCTCAAGAAGATCAAGCCACAGAACCGTTACTGA